From a single Natronorubrum tibetense GA33 genomic region:
- a CDS encoding DNA-directed RNA polymerase subunit H: protein MVDVSQHELVPEHTVLEEDVLEEVLTEYNIDRTDLPKIKRNDSALPDEAEIGDVIKIVRDSRTTDQAVVYRLVVE from the coding sequence ATGGTAGACGTAAGCCAACACGAACTCGTACCGGAGCACACCGTTCTCGAGGAGGATGTCCTCGAGGAGGTCCTCACCGAGTACAACATCGATCGTACAGACCTGCCGAAAATCAAACGCAACGATTCCGCCCTGCCCGACGAGGCGGAGATCGGCGATGTCATCAAAATCGTTCGGGACTCACGGACAACCGACCAGGCAGTCGTATACCGACTCGTGGTGGAATAA